The sequence below is a genomic window from Aureispira sp. CCB-E.
CTTATCTAGGCGATATTTAATCAAATCCTCGATAGAAATAATTTTTAAATTGTGCTTATCCGCAATTTTAAATAAATCTGGTAAGCGAGCCATCGAACCATCTTCATTTAAGATTTCTACCAAAACCCCCGCAGGTTTTAGACCAGCTAATCGTGCTAAATCAACAGCAGCTTCGGTGTGTCCTGCTCTACGCAATACACCACCATCTTTTGCAATCAAAGGGAAAATATGTCCAGGACGAGCATAATCACTAGAAACGGTTTTAGGATCTGTTAGCTTCTGAATTCCAGTTGCTCTATCATAAGCAGAAATACCCGTAGAACAGCCATAATTAAGCAAGTCAATCGAAATTGTAAAAGCCGTTTCGTGTACCGCCGTATTTTGTTGTTGCATTGGGCGCAACTCTAGTTCATCACAGCGTTTTGCTGTTAGTGGCGTACATATTAAGCCACGACCATGCGTTGCCATAAAATTAACAATAGATGGAGTTATTAGCTCCGCCGCGCAGATAAAATCACCTTCATTCTCTCTATCCTCATCGTCTACAACAATGATTACTTTACCAGCTTTGATGTCTTCCAAAGCATCTTCTATCGTGTCAAGCTTGCGCTTAGGCGTCTCGTTTTGTGGGTTGCCAGATACCATTTTGAACTCCTTTTAAATATTTAAAAAATCCATTAAATAATGCCAAATTCATCGCATTAAAATAGGTTATATATCGTATAATAACTACGTTAAGATTTATTTTTTTGAAGCCCCAATCTAACAAGGGGATTCCAAATAAACCAAATGTCTCCATTAAGAACAAACATAAATAGAATTGGTTCTTGTATACAAATGCTAATATTGCCAAACAAAGATAAGAAGCCAGAATAAAAAAGGGACCATACCATCGTAATACTTTGTGTGACAAGAAAGCAAAACTCATGGATCCTGGTGGCCAAAGTAGGTGCTTAAATACAGCTAAGTTAGCAAAATTGCCTGCTGATATGCGCGTTTTTCTTCGAAACTCTTCGCTCATATCATTGGGAACTGCTTCGTAACAAATGGCTCCCAAATCATTAATTGCCAAGCCTCCTTTTTCAAAAACTTTCATTGCAATGTAAAAATCATCCACCAAAAAATTAGGTGGAACAGGCTCGAACAAACTGGCTCGAATGGCATAACATCCTCCCAGAGGTCCCATTGTTCGTCCCCAAGCTCTCCCTTCTAAATTTTTGATATACACCTCTCTAGAAATATAGTTTTTTTCGGAAGCGGCAATCCCTTCTTCTCCTAATTTTTTGGACGTTGGATTTTGTATATTAGAATCTACCAAACCAATATCCGAATTCTTAAAATGTTTTACCAATTCGTAAATCGTAAATGGCTCTAACATTACATTGGCATCTGAGATAATCAAAATGTGTTCGTTCTCATTCGGGCAAGCCATTTGAGCCTTATGGATAACATCATTGATAACGCTTGGTTTTCCTCTACGTTCTGTAAATGGGAAGAAATGGAAGGAAGGATTTTTGTTCACAAAGGCAGCAACCAATTCATTGGTTTTATCGGATGAACAATCTGAGCCAATAAAAATACGAAGCTTCTCTTTTGGGTAGTCACTATTAGCTAGCGTAGCTAATTTCTCTTCAATGACAGATTCTTCGTTGTACAAAGACATAACAAAAGAAACATAAGGAAGAGATTCTGTAGGCGCATAGATTTCTTGATTGTTAGCTTTTGAGGAAGCGACAATTTTTAGTATGATTGGATACAACACATAGGAGTGAAACAAACAATACACACAGAGCCAGAAGATGATGGCACCTATTAACATATAAAATCTATAACGCTTAAACAATAAGGCATTTGAACCGTTCGTTTTTGACTTATGCAACTGCTAACAACTCAATATCTCATCTAACACTGGCTCTTAGTCAAAAATTGTAAAAGTAGTTGAGTTCAAATGCCTTACTAAAAATTAAACAGTAACAGCATCCAAAACACTGCAAATGCGTTCAAATATTTCTTCGATTGTACCAACTCCATCAATACGCTTCGTTTTATTCACTTTCTCATAATGGTTAGCAACGGGTGATGTCTGACTTTTGTAGATATTAATTCGGTTTTGTACCGTTTTAGGATCTTGATCGTCTTTTCTTCCTTCTATTTTACCACGTCCTGTAATACGCTGAATCACCTCTTCGTCTGCAACAATTAGCTCCACCAACAAGCTTACTTCTGTACCTTCCTCTGCCAAAAAGGCATCCAAAGACTCTGCTTGATTGACATTACGAGGAAAACCATCAAAGATATATCCTACTGCATCTGGTGTTTTGTCCATTTCTGCCTTCAAAAGACGAAAAGTGATGGAATCTGGAGCAAGCTCTCCTTTATCGATATAGCTTTGAACCTCTTGCCAAATTGGGCTATTGCTTTTTTTCTCTCTTCGAAACAAATCCCCTGTTGAGATGTGCACCAAGTTATATTTGTCTACCAATTTAGCTGCTTGGGTACCTTTACCACTACCCGGAGGGCCAAAAAGAATTAGATTTAACATATTTTCTTATGATTTGATTGATGATTAATTGTACAACGATTTGTGTTTGTAAGAATAGACAATCACTAATGCATCCTTATTTAATTGCGAATGATTTTACTTAACAATCAACC
It includes:
- the ribB gene encoding 3,4-dihydroxy-2-butanone-4-phosphate synthase, coding for MVSGNPQNETPKRKLDTIEDALEDIKAGKVIIVVDDEDRENEGDFICAAELITPSIVNFMATHGRGLICTPLTAKRCDELELRPMQQQNTAVHETAFTISIDLLNYGCSTGISAYDRATGIQKLTDPKTVSSDYARPGHIFPLIAKDGGVLRRAGHTEAAVDLARLAGLKPAGVLVEILNEDGSMARLPDLFKIADKHNLKIISIEDLIKYRLDKETLIEEVVRLTAPTEYGEFDVIGFEDKTTEKNLFALTKGSWKKDEPILVRVHSSFTTTDIFGALMGDSGSQLHAAMKQVNEEGKGVVLYIEQDGGGVDLMNKLKAYKKFQEEGLSITESNSRLRAPMDQRDYGIGAQVLRKLGVSKLRLLTNNPKKRIGLIGYGLEIVENVPLEVEGKLNNVPDDERIIYETGPK
- a CDS encoding glycosyltransferase gives rise to the protein MLIGAIIFWLCVYCLFHSYVLYPIILKIVASSKANNQEIYAPTESLPYVSFVMSLYNEESVIEEKLATLANSDYPKEKLRIFIGSDCSSDKTNELVAAFVNKNPSFHFFPFTERRGKPSVINDVIHKAQMACPNENEHILIISDANVMLEPFTIYELVKHFKNSDIGLVDSNIQNPTSKKLGEEGIAASEKNYISREVYIKNLEGRAWGRTMGPLGGCYAIRASLFEPVPPNFLVDDFYIAMKVFEKGGLAINDLGAICYEAVPNDMSEEFRRKTRISAGNFANLAVFKHLLWPPGSMSFAFLSHKVLRWYGPFFILASYLCLAILAFVYKNQFYLCLFLMETFGLFGIPLLDWGFKKINLNVVIIRYITYFNAMNLALFNGFFKYLKGVQNGIWQPTKRDA
- a CDS encoding adenylate kinase; this encodes MLNLILFGPPGSGKGTQAAKLVDKYNLVHISTGDLFRREKKSNSPIWQEVQSYIDKGELAPDSITFRLLKAEMDKTPDAVGYIFDGFPRNVNQAESLDAFLAEEGTEVSLLVELIVADEEVIQRITGRGKIEGRKDDQDPKTVQNRINIYKSQTSPVANHYEKVNKTKRIDGVGTIEEIFERICSVLDAVTV